From a region of the Haloferax volcanii DS2 genome:
- a CDS encoding Yip1 family protein gives MAGPRTPLRKPREYFASRPRPLGTKRALAVVALVTLVVAAATGGILVTFTQQLDQRVSVDNPEHAPEFMCENYVEGGPFDDMDAPAGCDPSVPEQLDERLGDLVWDEISWVPWAMLLGVPLFWLFEGAMLHLGTSLVGGEGGFAESLTVAAWGMVPSAARALALAGYLAYVLPRIDLPSTPDAAVAAMQSALSGFGLVSGAVVVVTVAWATYVRTYGMARARDLDVESAAVVTVGLSLVGLLFELL, from the coding sequence ATGGCAGGTCCCCGAACCCCCCTCCGCAAGCCGCGCGAGTACTTCGCGTCGCGGCCGCGACCGCTCGGCACCAAGCGGGCGCTCGCCGTCGTCGCGCTCGTGACGCTCGTCGTCGCGGCCGCCACCGGCGGTATCCTCGTCACGTTCACCCAACAGCTCGACCAGCGTGTCAGCGTCGACAACCCCGAACACGCCCCCGAGTTCATGTGCGAGAACTACGTGGAAGGCGGCCCGTTCGACGACATGGACGCGCCGGCAGGCTGTGACCCGTCGGTGCCCGAACAGCTCGACGAGCGCCTCGGCGACCTCGTCTGGGACGAAATCTCGTGGGTCCCGTGGGCGATGCTCCTCGGCGTGCCGCTGTTCTGGCTGTTCGAGGGGGCGATGCTCCATCTCGGCACGTCGCTCGTCGGCGGCGAGGGCGGCTTCGCGGAGTCGCTGACGGTCGCCGCGTGGGGGATGGTTCCGAGCGCGGCCCGCGCCCTCGCGCTCGCCGGCTACCTCGCCTACGTCCTCCCGCGAATCGACCTCCCGTCGACCCCGGACGCCGCGGTCGCCGCGATGCAGTCCGCGCTGTCCGGCTTCGGCCTCGTCAGCGGTGCCGTCGTGGTCGTCACGGTCGCGTGGGCGACGTACGTCCGCACCTACGGGATGGCTCGCGCCCGCGACCTCGACGTGGAGTCGGCCGCGGTCGTCACCGTCGGCCTGAGCCTCGTCGGTCTCCTGTTCGAACTCCTCTGA
- the pth2 gene encoding peptidyl-tRNA hydrolase Pth2: MKQAIVARADLGMGRGKLAAQVAHASLSAYEDTDSQTRKRWKGGGQKKVVLKANGESELFKLADEAERAGIPHAIIRDAGHTQLDPGTVTALAVGPAEDDEIDRVTGDLSLY, translated from the coding sequence ATGAAACAGGCCATCGTCGCACGCGCCGACCTCGGTATGGGCCGGGGAAAGCTCGCCGCGCAGGTCGCCCACGCCTCGCTGTCCGCCTACGAGGACACCGACTCGCAGACCCGGAAGCGCTGGAAGGGCGGCGGACAGAAGAAGGTCGTCCTCAAGGCCAACGGCGAGTCGGAACTGTTCAAACTCGCGGACGAGGCCGAGCGGGCGGGCATCCCCCACGCTATCATCCGCGACGCGGGACACACGCAACTCGACCCCGGCACGGTGACGGCGCTCGCCGTCGGCCCCGCCGAGGACGACGAAATCGACCGCGTGACCGGCGACCTCTCGCTGTACTGA